The following are encoded together in the uncultured Desulfobacter sp. genome:
- a CDS encoding adenosine deaminase: MDMNVFIGKVPKAELHLHIEGTLEPEALFRLAERNKIPIKFDSVDALKQAYQFNNLQSFLDIYYEGAGVLQKQIDFYDLTWAYLLKAKEQNVRHVEIFFDPQTHTERGIDFETVINGIYDALSDGSRNLGISFCLIMCFLRHLPESQAMETLSQALDFKDKIVAVGLDSSEFGHPPSKFKRVFDKARQEGFLTVAHAGEEGPPEYIWEALRELKVQRIDHGVRSLEDPSLIAELKRSQIPLTVCPLSNIKLRVFKTMQEHNFKKLFDRGLCLTVNSDDPAYFGGYVAENYLALQNAFQLTRKDIAQLAINSFEAAFINRDKKDTFIAQIKETMAE; encoded by the coding sequence ATGGATATGAATGTATTTATCGGCAAGGTTCCCAAGGCAGAACTACATCTTCATATTGAAGGAACCCTGGAACCTGAGGCCTTGTTCCGTCTGGCCGAAAGAAATAAAATACCCATCAAGTTTGATTCGGTAGACGCACTGAAACAGGCGTATCAGTTCAATAATCTGCAGTCTTTTCTGGATATCTATTATGAGGGTGCCGGTGTCCTTCAAAAACAAATTGATTTTTATGATTTGACATGGGCATATCTGCTGAAAGCCAAAGAACAAAATGTCCGGCATGTTGAAATCTTTTTTGACCCCCAGACCCATACCGAACGAGGCATTGATTTTGAAACGGTCATTAACGGTATATATGACGCGTTGTCGGACGGTTCTCGGAATCTGGGCATTTCATTTTGCCTGATCATGTGCTTTTTACGTCATCTGCCTGAATCCCAGGCCATGGAAACTCTTTCCCAGGCCTTGGATTTTAAGGATAAGATTGTGGCAGTCGGTCTGGATTCATCCGAATTCGGGCATCCACCATCCAAATTCAAACGTGTTTTTGACAAAGCACGGCAAGAGGGGTTTTTGACCGTGGCCCATGCAGGAGAAGAGGGGCCGCCCGAATATATATGGGAGGCCCTCCGGGAGCTTAAAGTTCAGCGCATTGATCATGGGGTGCGCTCGCTTGAAGACCCGTCTTTGATTGCTGAACTCAAGCGCAGTCAGATCCCCTTAACGGTGTGTCCGCTTTCCAATATCAAGCTGCGCGTATTCAAAACCATGCAGGAACATAATTTTAAAAAGCTGTTTGACCGGGGGCTTTGCCTGACGGTCAACTCCGATGATCCGGCATATTTCGGGGGATATGTTGCTGAAAATTATCTGGCGCTCCAAAACGCTTTTCAGTTGACTCGAAAGGACATCGCGCAACTGGCGATAAATTCTTTTGAAGCTGCGTTTATCAATCGGGACAAAAAAGATACATTTATTGCCCAGATTAAAGAAACCATGGCTGAATAG
- a CDS encoding sigma 54-interacting transcriptional regulator → MLLGETGTGKGTLARLIHWHSRRYEEPFISIRPN, encoded by the coding sequence TTGCTGCTGGGAGAAACCGGTACAGGTAAAGGTACGCTGGCCCGATTGATCCACTGGCACAGCCGTCGCTATGAAGAACCCTTTATCTCTATCCGCCCAAATTAA
- a CDS encoding epoxyqueuosine reductase QueH: MKVLLHTCCGPCTIYPLEVLRRMDMEVMGYFYRHNIHPFTECLRREETLRDYADQVKLKMVWQKGYELEDFLRAVTFREKNRCRYCYHARLKASALVAKKGKFDGFSTTLLYSKFQNHQMITEIGQNLAKQYGLKFIYQDFREGWKQGIESSKSLGMYRQQYCGCIYSEKDRFYQQKNKS, translated from the coding sequence ATGAAAGTTCTTTTGCATACCTGTTGCGGTCCGTGTACCATCTATCCCCTTGAGGTGTTGCGACGCATGGACATGGAGGTCATGGGTTATTTTTACCGGCACAATATTCATCCGTTCACCGAATGTTTGAGGCGTGAGGAAACCTTGCGCGATTATGCGGATCAGGTGAAACTGAAAATGGTCTGGCAAAAGGGGTATGAACTTGAAGATTTTTTGCGCGCCGTGACGTTCAGGGAAAAAAACAGGTGCAGATACTGCTATCACGCACGTCTTAAAGCCAGTGCCCTGGTCGCCAAAAAAGGAAAATTTGACGGATTCTCCACCACCCTGCTCTATTCAAAATTCCAGAACCATCAGATGATCACGGAAATCGGCCAGAACCTTGCAAAACAATATGGGTTGAAATTCATTTACCAGGATTTTCGTGAAGGCTGGAAACAGGGCATAGAGTCCTCAAAATCCCTGGGTATGTACCGCCAACAGTATTGCGGCTGCATTTACAGCGAGAAAGACCGGTTCTATCAACAAAAAAACAAAAGTTGA
- a CDS encoding YggS family pyridoxal phosphate-dependent enzyme, whose protein sequence is MQIQSNIKKIQDDICAAAQKSGRDASRVTLIAVSKRKPSEMIRQAIDGGHRDFGENYIQEAMEKIDLLGRDSANWHFIGHLQSNKAKFAVKYFDLIHTVDTVKLAKEINRQAEKIEKIQKILLQVNISQETTKSGAQESEMIDIARQVSQYENLHVSGLMCMPPFFDDPEEARVYFKRLRELSKEIEILNLPHTDMTHLSMGMSNDFTVAVEEGSTLVRVGTAIFGAR, encoded by the coding sequence ATGCAGATTCAATCCAACATAAAAAAAATTCAAGATGACATTTGTGCGGCAGCACAAAAAAGTGGACGGGATGCATCCCGGGTCACCCTTATTGCAGTAAGTAAAAGAAAACCCTCTGAAATGATCCGTCAAGCCATTGATGGCGGACACAGGGATTTTGGAGAAAATTATATCCAGGAAGCCATGGAAAAAATTGATCTGCTCGGCAGAGACTCAGCGAACTGGCATTTTATAGGGCATCTTCAATCCAATAAAGCCAAATTCGCAGTAAAATATTTTGACCTGATCCATACCGTGGATACGGTCAAGCTTGCCAAGGAAATCAACCGTCAGGCTGAAAAAATCGAAAAAATTCAAAAAATTCTGCTCCAGGTAAATATATCCCAGGAAACCACCAAATCCGGTGCACAAGAAAGCGAAATGATCGATATTGCAAGACAGGTCTCCCAATATGAAAACCTGCATGTTTCAGGGCTGATGTGCATGCCGCCTTTTTTCGATGATCCTGAAGAGGCAAGAGTTTATTTTAAAAGACTTAGAGAGCTCAGCAAAGAAATCGAAATACTCAATCTTCCCCATACGGACATGACCCATTTATCAATGGGCATGAGCAATGATTTTACCGTGGCCGTTGAAGAAGGGTCGACGTTAGTGCGTGTTGGCACAGCCATCTTCGGAGCACGGTAA
- a CDS encoding Maf family protein has translation MKEINKEEIILASGSPRRKELMAQAGIDFKIHVAAIDESQVDPSMDPENYVCLLSKLKAQAVAANYPDAWTIGADTIVAVDDTILGKPDGHGQAVTMLSRLNNREHNVFTAFTITRPNANALVTKVANTRVRFKRLSNDEINWYAATQEPYDKAGGYGIQGIGAFLVKEIRGSYTNVVGLPVCELIEALAALGAISFKEAK, from the coding sequence ATGAAAGAGATAAATAAAGAAGAAATTATCCTTGCCTCGGGTTCTCCGCGCAGAAAAGAGCTTATGGCCCAGGCTGGTATAGATTTCAAAATTCATGTGGCTGCAATTGACGAATCCCAAGTTGATCCGTCTATGGATCCTGAAAACTATGTCTGTCTATTATCTAAACTAAAGGCCCAGGCTGTAGCTGCGAACTATCCTGACGCCTGGACCATCGGGGCGGACACCATTGTGGCTGTTGATGATACGATTTTAGGCAAACCTGACGGGCACGGGCAGGCAGTAACCATGTTAAGCCGGCTCAACAACAGAGAACACAATGTCTTTACCGCCTTCACAATCACCAGACCGAACGCCAATGCTTTGGTTACAAAGGTTGCAAACACCCGGGTGCGGTTCAAACGACTATCCAACGATGAGATCAACTGGTATGCAGCTACCCAAGAGCCCTATGACAAGGCCGGAGGATACGGGATACAAGGTATTGGTGCCTTTCTGGTTAAAGAGATCCGTGGATCGTACACCAATGTTGTCGGCCTGCCGGTATGTGAACTCATTGAGGCCCTGGCAGCTTTGGGGGCAATCAGTTTTAAGGAAGCAAAATAA
- a CDS encoding efflux RND transporter permease subunit, with protein sequence MHGLSAWFTRNPVAANLLMILVLLAGAFTLFSIRIEGFPAMPVNSITVQTAYPGASAEQVDRGVSRKIENALEGMPGIKKISSISSEANSTVTVKKTSGFDMDRFQNEIQSRVDSIFNLPDRAERPVVTRDEFNVMGLIVQVYGGTDEMTLQQTARQVKEDLLSHPKITRIEVFGKKPREIRIEVDMDKLRSHGMTLEEVASAINQASLDYSTGSIESKSGKIVIRADKKAFSFEEFSNIGVRTLGNGTQILVKDVATVVDGFEEEPFFARFQGRPSVGMLIYTGQKGDLLAVNKAAKQVVDKIRPGLPKGIKIDIWAEQATYMKDRLKLLASNAWQGLLIVFLLLALFLNVKLALWVAIGIPISLACAVSVMGERFLNYSLNDITTFGMIIVLGILVDDAIVVGESVFEARKETSDPVEGTIKGVHRVSTATVFGCFTTVAAFYPLLLIENEIGKLFASFSVVVIISVMASMLESKLVLPAHLAAISITHGDSGQPGHRGGISRLWDRVQGGASRVMAYANTRIYRPMLKITLTHRYAALFFLVTVAVCGISLITNGWIRTVFFPQVPGQIITITLKTRSGSPADLTTAHISLIEKQAQKLNTAAMAELNTDKPPIVRIMTSVTGTNQAEIYAELQPEAHRQLSTIQTLNRWRKRVGTLEGVESLVFSGSFETGGGFILELGAREPSLLKDAVARFEHDLGTINGIYDIRDDFETGKPRMRLLLKPEARHLGLTPSDLASQIGNAFGGLDVQRIQRGTEEVKVVVKSRKDRRKYIRDLLLSRIRTSNGLWVPLSLVADIQSGVEPSAIVRQDKKQVVQVQANLDKDVISENEAMSRIEKDIAPRLKKMYPQLTVKAAGAIEDMAEMKGGMIRALVMILILIYALLAVPLKSYWQPFVIMSVIPFGFVGAVIGHRVMGFDLSVLSFFGMLAVTGVVVNDSLVLLSRFNKVNEAHPDSPTFFQALILSGNSRFRAIVLTTMTTVCGLVPLLSETSEQAQYLIPAAISLAFGELFATPVTLFIVPVLIHIGHDAKRVAGHVTNYRHSR encoded by the coding sequence ATGCATGGATTATCTGCCTGGTTTACCAGAAATCCTGTGGCCGCAAACCTTCTGATGATCCTTGTTTTGCTCGCAGGCGCGTTTACCTTGTTCTCCATCCGCATAGAAGGGTTTCCTGCAATGCCTGTGAACAGCATCACCGTGCAGACTGCCTATCCCGGTGCCAGTGCTGAACAGGTGGACAGAGGGGTTTCAAGGAAAATTGAAAATGCCCTGGAAGGCATGCCGGGCATAAAAAAGATTTCATCCATATCCAGTGAGGCAAACTCAACGGTAACAGTGAAAAAAACTTCAGGATTTGATATGGACCGGTTCCAAAATGAGATCCAGTCCAGGGTGGACTCTATCTTCAACCTGCCGGACCGGGCCGAACGTCCTGTGGTGACCCGGGATGAATTCAATGTCATGGGCCTGATTGTCCAGGTGTACGGCGGCACGGACGAAATGACCCTGCAGCAGACGGCAAGGCAGGTAAAAGAGGACCTGCTCTCCCATCCAAAGATCACCCGCATTGAGGTGTTCGGCAAAAAGCCCCGTGAAATCCGTATTGAAGTGGATATGGACAAACTTCGCTCCCACGGCATGACCTTAGAAGAGGTGGCATCGGCCATCAACCAGGCCTCCTTGGATTATTCCACCGGCAGCATCGAAAGCAAAAGCGGCAAAATAGTGATCCGGGCGGACAAAAAGGCATTCTCTTTTGAGGAGTTTTCCAATATCGGTGTCCGTACCCTGGGCAACGGTACACAGATCCTTGTCAAAGACGTTGCAACGGTTGTGGACGGGTTTGAAGAAGAACCTTTTTTTGCACGGTTCCAGGGCAGGCCGTCCGTGGGCATGCTGATCTACACCGGCCAAAAAGGCGATCTTCTGGCTGTGAACAAGGCGGCAAAGCAGGTGGTTGACAAGATCCGGCCCGGCCTTCCCAAAGGCATTAAGATCGACATCTGGGCTGAACAGGCCACCTATATGAAGGACCGACTCAAGCTTCTGGCCTCCAATGCCTGGCAAGGGCTTTTGATCGTTTTCCTGCTTTTAGCCCTGTTTCTCAATGTCAAACTGGCGCTGTGGGTGGCCATAGGAATTCCCATCTCCTTGGCCTGTGCCGTCTCTGTCATGGGTGAACGCTTTTTAAACTACTCCCTAAACGACATCACCACCTTTGGCATGATCATTGTGCTGGGGATCCTGGTGGATGACGCCATTGTGGTAGGCGAAAGCGTGTTTGAAGCCAGAAAAGAAACTTCGGATCCTGTAGAGGGCACCATCAAAGGCGTTCACAGGGTCTCCACAGCCACGGTGTTTGGCTGCTTTACCACGGTGGCCGCCTTTTACCCGCTGCTTCTCATTGAAAATGAGATCGGCAAATTGTTTGCCAGCTTCTCCGTGGTGGTGATTATCTCGGTGATGGCCTCCATGCTGGAGAGCAAACTGGTGCTGCCGGCCCACCTGGCCGCCATCTCCATAACCCATGGCGATTCAGGACAGCCCGGACATCGTGGCGGTATAAGCCGTCTGTGGGACAGGGTGCAAGGAGGCGCTTCCCGTGTGATGGCGTATGCCAATACCCGCATTTACCGCCCCATGCTCAAAATCACCCTGACCCATCGGTATGCTGCCCTGTTTTTTCTTGTCACCGTTGCGGTGTGCGGCATATCCCTGATAACAAACGGCTGGATCAGGACCGTGTTTTTCCCCCAGGTGCCGGGCCAGATCATCACCATCACCCTGAAGACCCGTTCCGGTTCCCCTGCGGATCTGACAACCGCCCATATTTCATTGATCGAAAAACAGGCACAAAAACTCAACACGGCCGCCATGGCCGAGTTGAACACGGACAAGCCGCCCATTGTCCGCATCATGACATCGGTCACCGGCACCAACCAGGCCGAAATCTATGCGGAACTGCAGCCCGAAGCACATCGGCAGCTTTCCACCATCCAGACCCTGAACCGGTGGCGAAAACGAGTGGGAACCTTGGAAGGGGTGGAGTCTTTGGTCTTCAGCGGATCATTTGAAACCGGGGGCGGATTCATCCTTGAGCTTGGAGCAAGGGAACCGTCTCTACTCAAGGATGCCGTGGCCCGATTTGAACACGATCTTGGCACCATCAACGGGATTTATGATATCCGGGACGATTTTGAAACGGGTAAACCAAGGATGAGGCTGCTTCTGAAACCCGAGGCCCGGCACTTAGGGCTGACCCCCTCTGATCTTGCAAGCCAGATCGGAAATGCCTTTGGCGGCCTTGATGTCCAGCGTATCCAGCGGGGCACCGAAGAGGTCAAGGTGGTCGTGAAATCCCGGAAGGATCGACGTAAATATATTCGGGATCTTCTTTTGTCCCGAATACGCACCAGCAATGGACTTTGGGTGCCTTTGTCCCTTGTGGCCGACATTCAATCCGGGGTTGAGCCATCGGCGATTGTCCGCCAGGATAAAAAACAGGTGGTCCAGGTCCAAGCGAATCTGGATAAGGATGTGATCAGCGAAAACGAGGCCATGTCCCGGATTGAAAAGGACATCGCCCCCCGCCTTAAAAAGATGTATCCCCAGCTGACCGTGAAGGCCGCAGGTGCCATCGAGGATATGGCCGAGATGAAAGGGGGCATGATCCGGGCCTTGGTAATGATTTTGATCCTGATTTACGCCCTCCTGGCCGTGCCCTTAAAATCCTACTGGCAGCCCTTCGTGATCATGTCCGTGATTCCCTTCGGGTTTGTGGGCGCTGTGATCGGGCACCGGGTCATGGGGTTTGACTTAAGCGTGCTCTCCTTTTTCGGGATGCTGGCCGTCACAGGTGTGGTGGTCAATGACAGCCTTGTACTGCTCTCCCGATTCAACAAGGTCAATGAGGCACATCCCGATTCCCCCACCTTTTTTCAGGCATTGATCCTTTCAGGCAACAGCCGTTTCAGGGCCATCGTTTTAACCACTATGACCACGGTGTGCGGGCTTGTGCCCTTGCTGTCCGAAACATCGGAACAGGCCCAGTACCTGATCCCAGCGGCGATTTCCCTGGCATTCGGGGAGTTGTTTGCCACCCCTGTTACCCTGTTTATCGTCCCGGTCCTGATCCATATCGGGCATGACGCTAAAAGGGTTGCAGGACATGTCACAAACTACCGGCATAGCCGGTAG
- a CDS encoding efflux RND transporter periplasmic adaptor subunit, whose protein sequence is MKKIIHILTGKGVVFMITALLCTVGAFFFLESKPAKVALQQDEEVKPSGIPVTVQDVCASAYPARITALGEVNPLWQSTIKSRVDGPVVYINPMLQPGVRVKKGQVLVKIEETAYRAQVSEDRNRVAQAKVDLLKEQRETKEAQRNWKRSGLQGVPSSELVLRRPQLNSARAGFKAAQDALDLSGTRLSYTKICAPFDGVIIERHVNPGETLLAGDEVFSLYGIDTAEVGIHVCADQLALLGLNFSKEYRIKQPPLSGPGQTLSARLVSTQQNASWQARVMRKGQRLDSGSRLETLFLQVNQPLAQTPPLLPGTFVRVEIEGQKVPGLLALPQTALTRQGVVWFVDETNRLEPVHATPLFYGNGVVYIRSDETKGQNPLRVAVSPNASFAGGLLVEPKIKERG, encoded by the coding sequence ATGAAAAAAATAATTCACATCCTTACGGGAAAAGGCGTCGTCTTTATGATTACGGCCCTGTTATGTACGGTCGGGGCATTTTTCTTTCTTGAATCAAAACCAGCCAAAGTTGCGCTGCAACAAGATGAAGAAGTGAAGCCGTCAGGCATACCCGTAACGGTACAGGATGTCTGCGCTTCGGCCTATCCTGCACGGATTACCGCACTTGGTGAGGTCAATCCGTTGTGGCAGTCCACCATTAAATCAAGGGTTGACGGCCCAGTTGTCTATATCAACCCCATGCTGCAGCCCGGGGTCCGGGTCAAAAAAGGGCAGGTGCTTGTAAAAATAGAAGAGACTGCTTACCGGGCCCAGGTCAGCGAGGACCGGAACCGGGTGGCCCAGGCAAAGGTTGATCTACTAAAAGAGCAACGCGAGACAAAAGAGGCCCAAAGGAACTGGAAACGCTCAGGATTACAGGGAGTTCCGTCCTCTGAACTGGTACTGCGAAGGCCCCAGCTTAACTCGGCCAGAGCCGGTTTTAAAGCAGCCCAAGACGCACTGGACCTTTCCGGAACCCGGCTGTCATACACCAAAATTTGCGCCCCCTTTGACGGGGTGATCATTGAACGCCATGTCAATCCGGGCGAAACCCTTTTAGCCGGGGATGAGGTGTTCTCACTTTACGGTATAGACACCGCCGAGGTGGGCATTCACGTTTGTGCCGACCAGTTGGCCCTGCTGGGGCTCAATTTTTCAAAAGAATATAGAATAAAACAGCCCCCCTTGTCCGGTCCCGGCCAAACCCTTTCTGCCCGCCTGGTATCCACCCAGCAAAACGCCTCCTGGCAGGCCCGGGTGATGCGGAAGGGACAACGGCTTGATTCCGGTTCAAGGCTTGAGACCTTGTTTCTCCAGGTGAATCAGCCCTTGGCACAGACCCCGCCCCTGCTGCCCGGTACCTTTGTCCGGGTGGAGATTGAAGGCCAAAAGGTACCGGGCCTTTTGGCCCTTCCGCAAACGGCATTGACCCGGCAGGGGGTGGTTTGGTTTGTGGATGAAACCAACCGGCTTGAACCGGTTCATGCAACGCCTCTTTTTTACGGCAACGGGGTGGTCTATATCCGTTCGGATGAAACCAAAGGCCAGAATCCCTTAAGGGTTGCGGTGTCCCCTAACGCAAGTTTTGCCGGCGGGCTTCTGGTTGAGCCCAAGATTAAGGAAAGGGGGTAG
- a CDS encoding TolC family protein: MKETIHKLNAFLGLWVIISAVWLQGCIATASRGAAALPDGIPETFGTSAESSANTSVTTSSRPETLPITSRLLDLIDSGELKALVDEALKNNPDIKALAFRLQSQRYLLSGPGSQSMPKVDAGFSSTRNNQEYNSDTRNIHKITAKVSWEIDLWGRLADEYTAADQEVQAKEQDLLKARDALAARVIQAWIRQKAARRAKAIETQRLAVLQQIEDVLIHRYRDGIGSLDEYAAARTRTQVAKADLSAQQADLADFIRTLELLLGRYPQGQLTCGREWPALALPEPDTPAAVLLNRPDIRAAFARVDAALAQASAKDKARLPGVTLSAELFRSGTTLSDIGSATTYWVFLGSVFQPLFQSGRLRDEARAGHLEADAAIQDLHAVVLQALSEVENALTLENQLAVQAKALGIAATESEKSSRYFADRYRQGLDNIQTLLIAKEQEISVKLRLNQALADRLSNRVNLAIAAGTGL; encoded by the coding sequence ATGAAAGAAACGATACATAAGCTAAATGCTTTCCTTGGCCTTTGGGTGATCATTTCCGCCGTGTGGCTGCAAGGGTGTATCGCAACGGCTTCAAGGGGGGCTGCAGCCCTTCCGGACGGCATTCCCGAAACATTTGGCACATCTGCCGAATCGTCCGCCAATACATCCGTCACCACATCCAGCAGACCGGAAACCTTGCCTATAACCTCCCGGCTCCTGGACCTTATTGACTCTGGTGAACTTAAGGCCCTTGTCGACGAAGCCCTTAAAAACAACCCGGACATAAAAGCGCTGGCGTTCAGGCTTCAGTCCCAAAGATATCTGCTTTCAGGGCCAGGCTCCCAGTCAATGCCAAAGGTGGATGCGGGCTTTTCCAGTACAAGGAACAACCAGGAGTACAATTCCGATACCCGGAATATCCACAAAATCACAGCCAAAGTGAGCTGGGAGATCGATCTGTGGGGCCGGTTGGCTGATGAATACACGGCGGCGGACCAGGAGGTCCAGGCAAAGGAACAGGATCTTCTAAAGGCCCGGGATGCCCTGGCCGCCCGGGTGATCCAGGCATGGATCCGCCAGAAAGCCGCCCGCAGGGCCAAGGCCATTGAAACCCAGCGCCTGGCGGTTTTGCAGCAGATCGAAGATGTCCTGATCCACCGGTACCGGGACGGCATCGGCAGCCTGGACGAGTATGCCGCCGCCAGAACCCGAACCCAGGTGGCCAAAGCCGATTTAAGCGCACAACAGGCAGATCTTGCCGATTTCATCCGCACCTTAGAACTCCTTCTTGGCCGGTATCCGCAAGGACAACTCACCTGCGGCCGGGAATGGCCAGCCTTAGCCCTGCCGGAACCGGATACGCCGGCAGCGGTTCTTTTAAACCGGCCGGATATCCGGGCAGCTTTTGCCCGGGTGGATGCAGCTTTAGCGCAAGCCAGTGCCAAGGATAAGGCCAGACTGCCCGGGGTAACGTTGTCAGCCGAACTGTTCCGGTCCGGAACAACGCTGTCGGACATCGGCAGTGCCACAACTTATTGGGTTTTTTTGGGATCGGTGTTCCAGCCGCTGTTCCAGAGTGGACGGCTGCGGGATGAAGCAAGGGCAGGACACCTTGAAGCCGATGCCGCCATCCAGGATCTTCATGCGGTTGTGCTGCAGGCATTGTCTGAAGTGGAAAATGCGCTCACCCTGGAAAATCAGCTGGCGGTCCAGGCCAAAGCCCTTGGGATCGCAGCAACAGAGTCAGAAAAGAGCAGCCGCTACTTTGCTGACCGGTACCGCCAGGGGCTGGACAATATCCAGACGCTGCTCATTGCCAAAGAGCAGGAGATTTCCGTGAAACTGCGGCTGAACCAGGCCCTGGCCGACCGGCTGAGCAACCGGGTGAATCTGGCCATTGCCGCAGGTACCGGCCTTTGA
- a CDS encoding response regulator produces the protein MDEKTTVLLVEDDRRLGDLIARYLSRNGFDVSIERRGDTAPALIIKQIPDLVILDLMLPGMDGLEVCRNVRPRFNGPILMLTAREDDMDQVAGLEVGADDYVIKPVKPRVLLARIRALLRRFEKKKNFFFEPADPKDQDELVFNSLVVTRSSRTVTLGGQTVELTTSEFDLLWLLAEHSGRILDRDTICQKLKGIEYDGLDRSIDLAVSRLRKKLYDDPERAKRIKTVWGKGYLFVPDAWK, from the coding sequence ATGGATGAGAAAACAACTGTTTTGCTGGTAGAAGACGACCGCCGCCTAGGAGATCTGATTGCCAGATATTTATCCCGTAATGGTTTTGATGTCTCTATTGAAAGGCGGGGGGATACAGCCCCTGCCCTAATTATCAAACAGATCCCTGATCTTGTCATTCTGGATTTGATGCTGCCGGGTATGGACGGTCTGGAGGTGTGCCGTAATGTCCGCCCAAGATTCAATGGGCCTATTTTAATGCTCACCGCAAGGGAAGATGACATGGACCAGGTGGCAGGTCTTGAAGTGGGTGCTGATGATTATGTGATAAAACCGGTGAAGCCCCGGGTGCTGCTGGCGCGTATCCGGGCGTTGCTGCGGCGGTTTGAGAAAAAGAAAAACTTTTTTTTTGAACCAGCCGATCCGAAAGACCAGGATGAACTGGTGTTTAACAGCCTTGTTGTCACCAGATCCTCCCGCACGGTTACGCTGGGAGGGCAAACGGTGGAACTGACCACCAGCGAGTTTGACCTGCTCTGGCTTCTGGCCGAACACAGCGGTCGTATCCTTGACAGGGATACCATCTGCCAGAAACTTAAGGGCATTGAATATGACGGCCTGGACCGCAGTATTGATTTGGCCGTCTCCCGGCTTCGCAAAAAGCTTTACGATGACCCTGAAAGGGCAAAACGCATTAAAACGGTCTGGGGCAAGGGGTACCTTTTTGTCCCGGACGCCTGGAAATAA
- a CDS encoding ATP-binding protein: MKRIFFSFFLLTMASLVTWQFVVAPLAGRLVDEYFDRELDQYYGSLVKGIYNMLLEDIEALPQDQWADYIKRRQPQFGYQLAIDSMDSLALKEKDRVILNRSGIVVQKDGDLYYKRIGASRQVVTMGPLPEFDPPMRVEMVFWSMVVVNFALMTLLWTMPFWLKLRRISLAAERFGKADFTTRVTISQRSALFPVARSFNDMAGKIQQLIASHKELTGAVSHELRTPISRIRFSMEMLEMAKDKEELHENILEIHKDINELETLVSELLMYARFDRETPYLERVEIPVDALIKEIARKEGKTSPYIRIQCVVPEHNKDCRIVAEPRYMSRALGNLVQNAGKYASSRVNIVFEKTDAFCMIYVDDDGPGVPQADYKRIFKAFVRLDESRSRDTGGYGMGLAIVKRIMAWHGGEVFVSKSLLGGARFTIRWPADHGT, translated from the coding sequence ATGAAACGGATTTTTTTCTCTTTTTTTTTGCTTACCATGGCCAGTTTGGTCACCTGGCAGTTTGTGGTTGCTCCGTTGGCCGGCCGGCTCGTGGATGAATACTTTGATCGGGAGCTTGATCAATATTACGGATCACTTGTCAAAGGTATCTATAATATGCTTCTTGAGGATATTGAAGCGTTGCCCCAGGATCAATGGGCGGATTATATAAAGCGCCGACAGCCTCAGTTTGGTTATCAGCTGGCTATTGATTCAATGGATTCTCTTGCGTTAAAGGAAAAAGACCGGGTTATTTTGAACCGGAGCGGTATTGTTGTACAAAAAGACGGGGATCTGTATTACAAACGTATCGGTGCAAGCCGCCAGGTGGTTACCATGGGGCCGTTGCCTGAATTTGATCCCCCCATGCGTGTGGAAATGGTGTTCTGGAGCATGGTGGTTGTCAATTTTGCTTTAATGACCCTGTTGTGGACCATGCCGTTCTGGCTCAAGCTGCGGCGCATCAGCCTGGCGGCTGAACGTTTCGGTAAAGCGGACTTCACTACCCGGGTCACAATATCACAACGGTCCGCACTGTTTCCCGTGGCCAGATCTTTTAATGATATGGCCGGAAAAATTCAACAGCTGATCGCATCCCATAAGGAGCTTACCGGCGCGGTTTCCCATGAGCTGCGCACACCCATTTCACGAATCCGGTTCAGCATGGAAATGCTCGAGATGGCCAAAGACAAAGAGGAACTTCACGAAAATATCCTGGAAATTCACAAGGATATTAATGAACTGGAAACATTGGTGTCCGAATTATTGATGTATGCGCGGTTTGACCGGGAAACACCATATCTTGAACGGGTTGAAATACCTGTGGACGCTTTGATCAAAGAGATTGCCAGAAAGGAAGGCAAGACATCGCCCTATATCCGGATTCAATGCGTTGTACCGGAACATAATAAGGACTGTAGGATCGTGGCCGAACCCCGCTATATGTCCAGGGCGTTGGGCAATCTTGTCCAGAATGCCGGGAAATATGCAAGCAGCAGAGTAAATATCGTGTTTGAAAAAACAGATGCCTTTTGCATGATTTATGTGGATGATGACGGCCCAGGGGTGCCCCAAGCGGATTACAAACGAATTTTTAAAGCCTTTGTCCGCTTAGATGAAAGCCGCAGCCGGGATACCGGGGGGTACGGCATGGGCTTGGCCATTGTCAAAAGAATCATGGCCTGGCACGGCGGGGAGGTTTTTGTGTCAAAATCTTTGCTTGGCGGTGCCCGGTTTACCATCCGATGGCCGGCAGACCATGGCACATGA